The following are from one region of the Actinomyces sp. oral taxon 897 genome:
- the nrdF gene encoding class 1b ribonucleoside-diphosphate reductase subunit beta has protein sequence MPEPIKLIDRVQAINWNRLIDDKDLEVWDRLTGNFWLPEKVPLSNDVQSWATLTEPEKNMTTRVFTGLTLLDTIQGTVGAVSLIPDARTPHEEAVYTNIAFMESVHARSYSSIFSTLISTAEIDEAFRWSEENENLQRKARIILDYYRGDDAEKRKVASTMLESFLFYSGFYAPMYWSSHAKLTNTADLIRLIIRDEAVHGYYIGYKYQLAVRESSPGRQAELKDYTFELLMELYDNEEQYTEDLYDELGLTEDVKKFLRYNANKALMNLGYEALFPADAVDVNPAILASLSPNADENHDFFSGSGSSYVIGTAEATQDEDWDF, from the coding sequence ATGCCCGAGCCCATCAAGCTCATCGACCGCGTCCAGGCCATCAACTGGAACCGCCTCATCGATGACAAGGACCTGGAGGTCTGGGACCGCCTGACCGGCAACTTCTGGCTGCCCGAGAAGGTGCCGCTGTCCAACGACGTCCAGTCCTGGGCGACCCTGACCGAGCCCGAGAAGAACATGACCACCCGCGTGTTCACCGGCCTGACCCTGCTGGACACCATCCAGGGCACGGTGGGCGCCGTCTCGCTCATCCCCGACGCCCGCACCCCCCACGAGGAGGCGGTCTACACCAATATCGCCTTTATGGAGTCGGTGCACGCCCGCTCCTACTCCTCGATCTTCTCCACCCTCATCTCCACCGCCGAGATCGACGAGGCCTTCCGCTGGAGCGAGGAGAACGAGAACCTCCAGCGCAAGGCCCGCATTATCCTGGACTACTACCGCGGCGACGACGCGGAGAAGCGCAAGGTCGCCTCCACCATGCTGGAGTCCTTCCTGTTCTACTCCGGCTTCTACGCCCCCATGTACTGGTCCAGCCACGCCAAGCTGACCAACACCGCCGACCTCATCCGCCTCATTATCCGCGACGAGGCCGTGCACGGCTACTACATCGGCTACAAGTACCAGCTGGCGGTACGCGAGTCCTCCCCGGGGCGCCAGGCCGAGCTCAAGGACTACACCTTCGAGTTGCTCATGGAGCTGTACGACAACGAGGAGCAGTACACCGAGGACCTCTACGACGAGCTGGGGCTGACCGAGGACGTCAAGAAGTTCCTGCGCTACAACGCCAACAAGGCCCTCATGAACCTGGGCTACGAGGCGCTCTTCCCGGCCGACGCCGTGGACGTCAACCCGGCGATCCTGGCCTCCCTGAGCCCCAACGCCGACGAGAACCACGACTTCTTCTCCGGCTCGGGCTCCTCCTACGTCATCGGCACCGCCGAGGCCACCCAGGACGAGGACTGGGACTTCTGA
- a CDS encoding MupG family TIM beta-alpha barrel fold protein: protein MLWSVYATDDEEVRDAVVEQACSLGAVELFTSLHMPETQDPAGWVRWMGHVHRTRGARFWADVSPAGLARLGPAGADLAGCGVVGLRLDYGYDVEGVRAVAAATGLPIALNASTVGAAVLDALAGVEGLVGWHNFYPRPGTGLDGGYYARQSRLFTSRGLRLLAFVPGEVTRRAPLYRGLPTLEEHRYRDAYTSAVRLRALADGVEAVCAEGVVAPRHLEWIRRAEDGVLTLPVNLAPGCAWLEGDWRLRVEETGRSHRLEGTRGRALPGACANADAMETGSLQMDTLGRYRGEVHLMTATAPLDGEHVRLGEVAAPYRCLVGLLRGGQQVRLVRADRPAAGALADAGPPV from the coding sequence GTGCTCTGGTCGGTCTACGCCACGGACGACGAGGAGGTGCGCGATGCCGTCGTCGAGCAGGCCTGCTCGCTGGGCGCCGTCGAGCTGTTCACCTCCCTCCACATGCCCGAGACGCAGGACCCGGCCGGCTGGGTGCGGTGGATGGGCCACGTCCACCGCACCCGCGGGGCCCGCTTCTGGGCCGACGTCTCCCCGGCTGGCCTGGCGCGCCTGGGCCCGGCGGGGGCGGACCTGGCGGGCTGCGGCGTCGTCGGGCTGCGCCTGGACTACGGCTACGACGTCGAGGGCGTGCGGGCCGTCGCCGCGGCCACCGGCCTGCCGATCGCCCTCAACGCCTCGACGGTCGGCGCCGCCGTGCTCGACGCGCTCGCGGGGGTGGAGGGGCTGGTCGGCTGGCACAACTTCTACCCGCGGCCCGGCACCGGCCTGGACGGCGGCTACTACGCGCGCCAGTCGCGGCTGTTCACCTCGCGGGGCCTGCGGCTGCTGGCCTTCGTCCCCGGGGAGGTGACGCGGCGCGCCCCGCTGTACCGGGGCCTGCCGACCCTCGAGGAGCACCGCTACCGCGACGCCTACACCAGCGCGGTGCGGCTGCGGGCGCTGGCCGACGGCGTCGAGGCGGTGTGCGCCGAGGGCGTCGTGGCGCCCCGCCACCTGGAGTGGATCCGGCGGGCGGAGGACGGCGTCCTCACCCTGCCGGTGAACCTCGCCCCGGGGTGCGCGTGGCTGGAGGGGGACTGGCGGCTGCGCGTGGAGGAGACGGGGCGCTCCCACCGGCTGGAGGGCACGCGCGGGCGGGCGCTGCCCGGGGCGTGCGCCAACGCCGACGCGATGGAGACCGGCTCCCTCCAGATGGACACCCTCGGCCGCTACCGGGGGGAGGTGCACCTCATGACCGCCACGGCGCCGCTGGACGGTGAGCACGTGCGCCTGGGCGAGGTCGCCGCCCCCTACCGCTGCCTGGTCGGCCTGCTGCGCGGCGGCCAGCAGGTGCGGCTGGTGCGCGCCGACCGGCCCGCGGCAGGGGCGCTGGCGGACGCGGGGCCGCCGGTCTGA
- the csb2 gene encoding type I-G CRISPR-associated protein Csb2 — protein MPALTVSAVFPTGQFNAHDADGHAEWPPAPARVLAALLGAAHRLGEGVAEVEALFSAPAPLITGPAVGLRDTGFGRWVPVNNELQVRADGTATGIVDRADRFGERQQKAPERGVLVGTGPQDVVRWTWEVPDGAAPRVLRRVARSVEYLGRPTSPVLLDVSTSPQPDPIPGASAQSAPGAGVRTGTMRPEHQGTEVAGAEAAELASPGAGDPETGLPEAGGPAGHLRWEPHPDGWLHLRVGTPALLGALAAREEERRRSQMTGEHPVVTTCPTAPYLLVGAAREGVRDGAAVPTLLRSCALYRVGGGGSGRDQRFLHAGDVATVVSQVRDVLGPGGWILPLVGPEGRRGLRVLRGVVVCEVRGPARLELATRTGVWQMRLHEARSLRSLPRVLWAATRAARTWTSVVPTPVDDATLLEASRSLARSLGVVLTGVEAHEASRSEGAVDVDGDHGLRHVTVQVDAAVPGPVSLDGALLVPAGASGLAVARGKYRT, from the coding sequence ATGCCCGCCCTGACGGTCTCGGCGGTCTTCCCCACCGGCCAGTTCAACGCCCACGACGCCGACGGCCACGCCGAGTGGCCACCGGCCCCCGCCCGGGTGCTGGCCGCCCTCCTGGGGGCCGCGCACCGGCTCGGTGAGGGCGTGGCCGAGGTGGAGGCGCTGTTCAGCGCCCCCGCCCCGCTCATTACGGGGCCCGCCGTCGGGCTGCGGGACACGGGGTTCGGGCGGTGGGTGCCGGTGAACAACGAGCTACAGGTACGCGCGGACGGCACCGCCACGGGCATTGTCGACCGTGCCGACCGCTTTGGTGAGAGGCAGCAGAAGGCCCCTGAGCGCGGGGTCCTGGTGGGGACCGGCCCCCAGGACGTCGTGCGCTGGACGTGGGAGGTGCCCGACGGGGCCGCGCCGAGGGTCCTGCGCCGGGTGGCACGCTCCGTGGAGTACCTGGGGCGCCCCACCTCCCCGGTCCTGCTGGACGTGTCCACCAGTCCCCAGCCGGACCCAATCCCGGGGGCCAGCGCCCAGTCAGCCCCGGGGGCCGGTGTCCGGACCGGAACCATGAGGCCGGAGCACCAGGGGACCGAGGTGGCAGGCGCAGAGGCGGCGGAGCTGGCGTCCCCCGGGGCCGGGGACCCGGAGACCGGGCTCCCGGAGGCCGGGGGCCCGGCAGGGCACCTGCGCTGGGAACCTCACCCGGACGGTTGGCTCCACCTGCGCGTGGGCACGCCCGCGCTCCTGGGGGCCCTGGCCGCCCGGGAGGAGGAGCGCCGTCGGAGCCAGATGACAGGTGAGCACCCGGTCGTCACCACGTGCCCCACAGCACCCTACCTGCTCGTGGGGGCGGCCCGGGAGGGGGTGAGGGACGGGGCCGCGGTCCCGACGCTCCTGCGCTCCTGCGCGCTCTACCGGGTCGGGGGTGGTGGGAGCGGCAGGGACCAGCGGTTCCTACACGCTGGGGACGTGGCCACGGTGGTCTCACAGGTCCGGGACGTCCTCGGACCCGGCGGCTGGATCCTGCCGCTGGTCGGCCCGGAGGGCAGACGGGGGCTGAGGGTCCTACGCGGCGTGGTGGTCTGCGAGGTCCGCGGCCCGGCCCGCCTGGAGCTGGCCACGCGCACGGGGGTGTGGCAGATGAGGCTGCACGAGGCCAGGTCCTTGCGCTCCCTGCCCAGGGTGCTGTGGGCGGCCACCCGGGCTGCGCGCACGTGGACCTCCGTGGTACCGACCCCGGTCGACGACGCCACGCTGCTGGAGGCGTCCCGGTCACTGGCCCGCTCCCTGGGGGTCGTCCTGACCGGCGTCGAGGCCCATGAGGCCTCCCGGTCCGAGGGGGCCGTGGACGTGGACGGCGACCACGGGCTGCGGCACGTCACCGTGCAGGTCGACGCCGCCGTCCCCGGACCGGTCAGCCTTGACGGGGCCCTGCTCGTACCAGCTGGCGCGAGCGGGCTGGCAGTGGCCCGGGGCAAGTACCGCACGTAG
- a CDS encoding heparan-alpha-glucosaminide N-acetyltransferase domain-containing protein, with translation MSDTTAARHRPARPAAGTPRGSREPAGGAAPDRRPAPASPDPGASAPGSPDGASDPDTAPGASDAPGSPEAPGADALGSPDPGAAVRRYRGRVAGIDVARGLAVLGMFCAHVAPRDPGDPVVLRLLVTASDGRSSILFALLAGVSLAILTGRNVVYEGEQMRTARLRILGRSAMLVVIAGLLVSLGTSINVILAFYAAWFVAALPFARWPAARLLRAAAVLSVLGPLTAVGVMWLAGSLGMWMTGDANSFIVEVFFSGAYPGASYMVFVLAGMGIGRLDVTSTRLQVRLVWVGGLLAVLGYLTSWCLAQVVGLPTEEGIEPWRQVTIANGPTTGEGLHWTPLPLPALADLVDAGAHTGTVLETVGSGGCAVMVLGLCLLAGGWARHVLRPVAAVGSMALTAYSAQFVVVAFNEDWLVAQDWAPFAWLALGAMAGTLGWGLVARRGPLEWVMWKVSLAAART, from the coding sequence ATGAGTGACACGACGGCGGCCCGACACCGCCCAGCCCGACCGGCGGCGGGCACCCCGCGCGGGTCGCGGGAACCTGCTGGCGGTGCCGCGCCTGACCGCCGTCCGGCGCCTGCGTCCCCGGACCCGGGCGCCTCAGCCCCCGGGAGCCCGGACGGGGCCTCAGACCCCGACACCGCCCCTGGGGCGTCAGATGCCCCGGGCTCCCCCGAGGCGCCGGGCGCCGACGCTCTGGGCTCCCCGGACCCGGGTGCCGCGGTCCGCCGCTACCGGGGCCGGGTCGCCGGGATCGACGTCGCCCGGGGCCTGGCGGTGCTGGGCATGTTCTGCGCCCACGTGGCACCCCGTGACCCCGGGGACCCCGTCGTGCTCAGGCTGCTGGTCACGGCCAGTGACGGGCGCTCCTCCATCCTCTTCGCCCTGCTGGCGGGGGTGTCGCTGGCTATTCTCACCGGGCGCAACGTGGTCTACGAGGGTGAGCAGATGCGTACCGCCCGACTGCGTATTCTGGGGCGTTCGGCCATGTTGGTGGTCATTGCCGGACTCCTGGTGAGCTTGGGCACCTCCATTAACGTCATCCTGGCCTTCTACGCCGCCTGGTTCGTGGCGGCGCTGCCGTTCGCGCGCTGGCCTGCGGCACGCCTGCTGAGGGCGGCGGCGGTGCTGTCCGTGCTGGGGCCGCTGACGGCAGTGGGTGTGATGTGGCTCGCCGGTTCCCTGGGCATGTGGATGACGGGGGACGCCAACTCCTTCATTGTGGAGGTCTTCTTCTCCGGCGCCTACCCGGGGGCCTCGTACATGGTCTTCGTGCTGGCCGGCATGGGGATCGGCCGCCTGGACGTGACGAGCACCCGCCTCCAGGTGAGGCTGGTGTGGGTGGGGGGCCTCCTGGCGGTGCTCGGCTACCTCACGAGCTGGTGCCTGGCCCAGGTGGTCGGCTTGCCCACGGAGGAGGGGATTGAGCCGTGGCGCCAGGTGACCATCGCCAACGGCCCGACGACGGGGGAGGGCCTGCACTGGACCCCCCTCCCCCTCCCGGCGCTGGCGGACCTGGTCGACGCCGGTGCGCACACCGGCACCGTCCTGGAGACCGTCGGCTCCGGGGGCTGCGCCGTCATGGTGCTGGGCCTGTGCCTGCTGGCCGGCGGCTGGGCGCGGCACGTGCTGCGCCCGGTGGCCGCCGTCGGCTCCATGGCCCTGACGGCCTACAGCGCCCAGTTCGTGGTGGTGGCCTTCAACGAGGACTGGCTCGTGGCACAGGACTGGGCGCCCTTTGCGTGGCTGGCCCTGGGCGCCATGGCCGGGACGCTGGGGTGGGGCCTGGTGGCCCGGCGCGGGCCCCTGGAGTGGGTCATGTGGAAGGTCTCCCTGGCCGCGGCGCGGACCTAA
- the pheA gene encoding prephenate dehydratase, with product MTSAPPTWSFLGPTGTFSEMALRQVAPDDVVLAPCQDIPTALDQVRSRRAQAAVVPIENSVEGGVNATLDHLVASSPLVIAAEVAVPITFVLAGRPGTRLEDVRAVSTHPHAWAQCRGWMGHNLPETVYVAGTSTSAPAQALAETGRSLEQVGFQAVLCNPLAAQDYGLEVLAAGVADKSDAMTRFVKVTRPGRVPEVTGADKTTLLVQLPHNRAGALLDMLEQFSVRGVNLTRIESRPVGDALGRYRFSIDVEGHIREERIQAAVIGLHRTCPVVRFLGSYPRLDARPVTVVAGTSDKDFQVARAWVADVLEGRSL from the coding sequence ATGACGAGCGCCCCACCTACCTGGTCCTTCCTCGGCCCCACGGGGACCTTCTCGGAGATGGCCCTGCGGCAGGTGGCGCCGGACGACGTCGTCCTGGCCCCCTGCCAGGACATCCCCACCGCCCTGGACCAGGTCCGCTCACGCAGGGCGCAGGCCGCCGTCGTCCCCATAGAGAACTCCGTGGAGGGCGGGGTCAACGCCACCCTGGACCACCTGGTGGCCTCCAGCCCCCTGGTCATTGCCGCCGAGGTGGCCGTGCCGATCACCTTCGTCCTGGCTGGCAGGCCCGGGACGCGGCTGGAGGACGTGCGGGCCGTCTCCACCCACCCCCACGCCTGGGCGCAGTGCCGCGGCTGGATGGGGCACAACCTGCCCGAGACCGTCTACGTGGCGGGCACCTCGACCTCCGCGCCGGCGCAGGCGCTCGCGGAGACGGGCCGGAGCCTGGAGCAGGTGGGCTTCCAGGCGGTCCTGTGCAACCCGCTGGCGGCCCAGGACTACGGCCTGGAGGTCCTGGCGGCGGGGGTGGCCGACAAGTCGGACGCCATGACCCGCTTCGTCAAGGTCACCCGACCCGGACGGGTCCCGGAGGTGACAGGGGCGGACAAGACCACGCTCCTGGTCCAGCTGCCCCACAACCGGGCGGGCGCCCTGCTGGACATGCTGGAGCAGTTCAGCGTCCGTGGCGTGAACCTGACACGTATTGAGTCCCGCCCGGTGGGTGACGCCCTGGGGCGGTACCGCTTCAGCATTGACGTCGAGGGGCACATCCGGGAGGAACGCATCCAGGCGGCCGTTATCGGCCTGCACCGCACCTGCCCGGTGGTGCGCTTCCTGGGCTCCTACCCGCGCCTGGACGCCCGCCCGGTCACGGTGGTCGCGGGCACCAGCGACAAGGACTTCCAGGTGGCGCGCGCCTGGGTGGCGGACGTCCTGGAGGGGCGCAGCCTGTAG
- a CDS encoding type I-E CRISPR-associated protein Cas6/Cse3/CasE: protein MQDQVLAIPLTEALEYLSTPDGVHHLALRNLPDLRGVSRTARASLGVLFRLALPTELGGQAGHVTIRYRGAPPIKGAQSLETPDGLAAGQRLTVRAVAEKRREDESGRTRIRAVRDEEAEDWARALLGRHGLEVCDLKVSPRWFLGSRGQRSFMVRDLTATVTAVREEAVRAYVSGIGRGKAFGYGMPIVL from the coding sequence GTGCAAGACCAGGTCCTCGCAATCCCTCTGACTGAGGCACTTGAGTACCTCAGTACCCCCGACGGCGTCCACCACCTGGCACTGAGAAACCTGCCCGACCTCCGGGGGGTCTCACGCACAGCCCGGGCTTCCCTGGGTGTCCTCTTCCGTCTGGCCCTGCCCACCGAGCTAGGCGGGCAGGCGGGACATGTCACCATTCGCTACCGCGGGGCGCCTCCGATCAAGGGCGCGCAGAGTCTTGAGACCCCTGACGGGCTGGCGGCCGGGCAGCGGCTGACTGTCCGCGCGGTTGCCGAGAAGCGACGCGAGGACGAGAGCGGGCGCACCCGTATCCGGGCGGTTCGGGACGAGGAGGCGGAGGACTGGGCGCGCGCGCTCCTGGGACGCCACGGCCTTGAGGTATGCGACCTCAAGGTGAGTCCCCGCTGGTTCCTGGGAAGCCGGGGGCAACGCTCCTTTATGGTCCGTGACCTCACAGCTACCGTGACAGCAGTACGAGAGGAGGCAGTACGTGCCTATGTCAGCGGTATCGGCCGCGGAAAGGCCTTTGGGTATGGCATGCCCATTGTGTTGTGA
- a CDS encoding glycosyltransferase: MSTVHVAVVIPAKDEAERVAATVRACRAVPRVDLVVVVDDGSTDATQDHARSAGAVTVRHSVSRGKASALETGASVVAMRDYENGPARLLLFIDADLGDSAASCAELVPPVVDGVADMAIAVPPKQAGAGGRGRVVRAARRAITSMTGWSPVAPLSGQRCLTREAYEKASPLAEGWGVEVGLSVDVLAAGLSVIEVPCDITHRVTRNDRAGQMHRAGQYRDVLLAIASRRLRRRGLRPRQFAQSLHDQQPFTAYRAY, from the coding sequence ATGTCCACTGTCCATGTCGCTGTCGTCATCCCCGCCAAGGATGAGGCTGAGCGCGTCGCAGCCACCGTGCGCGCCTGCCGTGCTGTCCCCAGGGTGGACCTCGTCGTCGTCGTCGACGACGGCTCGACCGACGCCACCCAGGACCACGCCCGCAGCGCCGGGGCGGTGACCGTGCGCCACTCGGTGAGCCGGGGCAAGGCCTCCGCCCTGGAGACCGGCGCCAGCGTCGTGGCCATGCGCGACTACGAGAACGGCCCGGCCCGGCTCCTGCTCTTTATCGACGCCGACCTGGGGGACTCGGCCGCGTCCTGCGCCGAGCTCGTCCCCCCGGTGGTTGACGGGGTCGCGGACATGGCCATCGCCGTCCCGCCCAAGCAGGCCGGGGCAGGCGGGCGAGGGCGCGTGGTACGGGCCGCCCGGCGCGCCATCACCTCCATGACCGGCTGGTCGCCCGTCGCGCCCCTGTCCGGGCAGCGCTGCCTGACGCGGGAGGCCTACGAGAAGGCCTCGCCGCTGGCCGAGGGCTGGGGCGTGGAGGTCGGCCTGTCCGTGGACGTCCTGGCTGCCGGGCTGTCCGTCATCGAGGTCCCCTGTGACATTACCCACCGCGTCACCCGCAACGACCGGGCAGGTCAGATGCACCGCGCCGGGCAGTACCGGGACGTGCTGCTGGCCATTGCCTCGCGTCGGCTCCGACGTCGGGGCCTGCGCCCCAGGCAGTTCGCCCAGTCCCTGCACGACCAGCAGCCCTTCACCGCCTACCGGGCGTACTGA
- the cas7g gene encoding type I-G CRISPR-associated RAMP protein Csb1/Cas7g, translated as MNFRPLIESLIHDEAVAGITLTTVYESLTGVTVTPPAGTIRQGGEVVGLFTTATGETAATIDSWGSQASRCEALLATRCTPSHHLLADEIGYPLVIVNDEEGRTLTTSAELSHRQADATWRLLKGELEAKGINFEWIQQATRDSADALLTGFPTAIPFGWWHSHTKRSRSQKAGDNPGKNSSTKKPGRTKKVDDDAMEAIRDDLDYYVMDPSQSRSARLFTSEIMALGVSERRRRAGRVDRVFGGAGGEVGGKRLSVLGLGSLPPTEDEDKMPSDLTYRTIEGHAFLSLTGLRSFRFDQVDEVLARTLVVCLTLLLYTTLQHHLDLRAGAELRVVEPGTRAQVARHGAAPEPLELPAPDELRKLVRTLGREAGWPGKTTTIVVSPTSPLGKLLNLVDGGK; from the coding sequence ATGAACTTCCGCCCACTTATCGAGTCCCTCATTCACGACGAGGCGGTTGCGGGCATCACCCTGACCACCGTCTACGAGTCCCTCACCGGCGTCACCGTCACCCCGCCCGCCGGGACCATCCGCCAGGGCGGCGAGGTGGTCGGCCTCTTCACCACCGCCACGGGAGAGACGGCCGCGACCATCGACTCCTGGGGCTCCCAGGCCTCCCGCTGCGAGGCCCTCCTGGCAACCCGGTGCACGCCGTCGCACCATCTCCTGGCCGACGAGATCGGCTACCCGCTGGTGATCGTGAACGACGAGGAGGGCAGGACCCTGACCACCTCCGCCGAGCTCTCCCACCGCCAGGCGGACGCCACCTGGCGCCTGCTCAAGGGCGAGCTGGAGGCCAAAGGGATCAACTTCGAGTGGATCCAGCAGGCCACGCGGGACAGTGCCGACGCTCTCCTGACCGGCTTCCCCACCGCGATCCCCTTCGGGTGGTGGCACTCACACACCAAGCGCTCTCGTTCTCAGAAGGCAGGCGACAACCCTGGGAAAAACAGCTCCACCAAGAAGCCCGGGCGCACCAAGAAGGTCGACGACGACGCCATGGAGGCCATCCGTGACGACCTGGACTACTACGTCATGGACCCCTCCCAGTCCCGCTCCGCCCGTCTGTTCACCTCCGAGATCATGGCGCTGGGAGTCTCCGAACGGCGGCGCAGGGCGGGCCGGGTGGACCGGGTGTTCGGGGGCGCCGGGGGCGAGGTGGGCGGCAAGAGGCTCTCCGTCCTCGGCCTGGGCTCGCTGCCGCCGACGGAGGATGAGGACAAGATGCCCTCGGACCTCACCTACCGCACCATCGAGGGCCACGCCTTCCTGTCCCTGACGGGCCTGCGGTCCTTCCGGTTCGACCAGGTGGACGAGGTGCTCGCCCGCACACTCGTCGTCTGCCTGACCCTGCTCCTGTACACCACCCTGCAGCACCACCTGGACCTGCGGGCGGGCGCCGAGCTGCGCGTGGTCGAGCCGGGCACGCGCGCGCAGGTGGCCAGGCACGGCGCCGCCCCCGAGCCGCTGGAGCTGCCCGCCCCGGACGAGCTCAGGAAGCTGGTGCGTACGCTGGGCCGGGAGGCCGGGTGGCCGGGGAAGACGACGACGATCGTTGTGTCCCCCACCTCACCTCTGGGCAAGCTCCTCAACCTCGTCGACGGCGGCAAGTGA
- a CDS encoding PTS transporter subunit EIIC, translating into MNYDDLSRDIQRLAGGPGNVVSHTNCMTRLRLDLADPSKADVAAIKALDGVLGVVEGEQMQIVVGPGHAERLRAAYDAVSGSTGSSALHVNVDPDLDPAAAARARVKARQTSPVQRLFRHVGNIFIPIIPGFIACGLVAAIANVWKMLDPTVTTHPWFGVLVGIGGILGGALNLIVGHNTAKELGGTPVLGLVAGGLPYMASLAGIPAVKGADRAVTTAAQPLTIPLFGNLAPGLGGVIGVIVTAWAFTVVERAVRRMVPAALDLFLVPVITLLAGAALAIFIIMPVSALFMKGLTWLLVDVALKTGGVVGGFIMSSLFLPMVMLGIHQGLTPLHAQLIADHGFTELLPILAMAGAGQVGMAVAVWVRTRNEALRGIIKSALPIGVLGIGEPLIYGVSLPLVRPFITACLGAGFGGAVVALGMQQEMFGAGSLGLSGLLMIPLITAGHWLWYVAGWLVAVIAGALLTYFFGYREADVERVYGDGSADILDAPGR; encoded by the coding sequence TTGAACTACGACGACCTCAGCCGTGATATCCAGCGGCTCGCCGGGGGGCCCGGCAACGTCGTGTCCCACACCAACTGCATGACGCGCCTGCGCCTGGACCTCGCCGACCCGTCCAAGGCGGACGTGGCGGCCATTAAGGCCCTGGACGGCGTCCTCGGCGTCGTCGAGGGCGAGCAGATGCAGATCGTCGTCGGCCCCGGGCACGCCGAGCGCCTGCGCGCCGCCTACGACGCCGTCTCGGGCAGCACCGGGTCCAGCGCCCTCCACGTCAACGTCGACCCCGACCTCGACCCGGCCGCCGCAGCCCGCGCCAGGGTCAAGGCCCGCCAGACCAGCCCCGTCCAGCGCCTCTTCCGCCACGTGGGCAATATCTTCATCCCCATTATCCCCGGCTTTATCGCCTGCGGCCTCGTGGCGGCGATCGCCAACGTGTGGAAGATGCTCGACCCCACGGTCACGACCCACCCCTGGTTCGGCGTCCTGGTGGGGATCGGCGGCATCCTCGGCGGGGCCCTGAACCTTATCGTCGGGCACAACACCGCCAAGGAGCTCGGCGGCACCCCCGTCCTCGGCCTGGTCGCCGGCGGCCTGCCCTACATGGCCTCCCTGGCCGGCATCCCCGCCGTCAAGGGGGCCGACCGCGCCGTGACCACCGCCGCCCAGCCCCTGACCATCCCGCTCTTCGGCAACCTCGCCCCCGGACTGGGCGGCGTCATCGGCGTCATTGTCACCGCCTGGGCCTTCACCGTCGTCGAGAGGGCGGTCCGCAGGATGGTCCCCGCCGCCCTCGACCTCTTCCTCGTCCCCGTCATCACGCTGCTGGCCGGGGCCGCGCTCGCCATCTTCATTATCATGCCCGTCTCCGCCCTGTTCATGAAGGGGCTGACCTGGCTCCTGGTGGACGTCGCCCTCAAGACCGGCGGGGTCGTCGGCGGCTTCATTATGTCCAGCCTCTTCCTGCCCATGGTCATGCTCGGCATCCACCAGGGCCTGACCCCCCTGCACGCCCAGCTCATTGCCGACCACGGCTTCACCGAGCTCCTGCCCATCCTCGCCATGGCCGGTGCCGGGCAGGTCGGCATGGCGGTGGCCGTGTGGGTGCGCACCCGCAACGAGGCGCTGCGCGGCATTATCAAGTCCGCCCTGCCCATCGGGGTCCTCGGTATTGGCGAGCCCCTCATCTACGGCGTCTCCCTGCCGCTGGTGCGCCCCTTCATCACCGCCTGCCTGGGGGCCGGCTTCGGTGGCGCCGTCGTCGCCCTGGGCATGCAGCAGGAGATGTTCGGCGCCGGGTCCCTGGGGCTGTCCGGGCTGCTTATGATCCCGCTCATTACCGCCGGGCACTGGCTGTGGTACGTGGCCGGCTGGCTGGTGGCCGTCATCGCCGGCGCGCTCCTGACCTACTTCTTCGGCTACCGGGAGGCCGACGTCGAGCGCGTCTACGGCGACGGCTCCGCCGATATCCTCGACGCGCCCGGGCGCTGA